A stretch of Candidatus Desulfarcum epimagneticum DNA encodes these proteins:
- a CDS encoding putative type I restriction enzyme HindVIIP M protein (Evidence 3 : Putative function from multiple computational evidences), with product MSKKKGNGANLGFENQMWTVADKLRGHMDASEYKHVVLGLIFLKYISDAFQAKHKRLEATKDTEYTDPEDRDEYAAANIFWVPGEARWKALKDNARQPTIGKLVDDAMVAIEKENPTLKGVLPKDYARPSLDKHRLGELIDIISKIGLGDDEARSKDILGRVYEYFLGRFATAEGKGGGEFYTPQCVVKLLVRMIEPYKGRVYDPCCGSGGMFVQSERFVEQRGGRLGDIAIYGQESNSTTWRLAMMNMAIRGLDADLGGLHADSFHNDRHKDLRADFILANPPFNMSDWGGERLREDVRWKYGVPPVKNANYAWIQHFIHHLAPAGVAGFVMANGSMSTNAKSEGEIRKNIIEADLVDCMIALPGQLFYTTQIPVCLWFMTRNKKNGVGATGRSPLRERRGHTLFIDARKLGALIDRTHKNFSEEEIDKIAATYHAWRGEKDAGEYKDAPGFCKSVSADEIKEHGYVLTPGRYVGAAAIEDDGVPFEKKMAELSTTLREQFAQSHRLEAAIKRNLEVLGYGE from the coding sequence ATGTCGAAAAAAAAAGGAAACGGCGCCAATCTCGGCTTTGAGAACCAGATGTGGACGGTTGCGGACAAGCTCAGAGGACATATGGACGCCTCCGAATACAAACATGTGGTTCTCGGTTTAATTTTTCTGAAATACATCTCAGACGCTTTCCAGGCCAAACACAAGCGCCTGGAGGCCACGAAAGATACGGAATACACCGACCCGGAAGACCGGGACGAATACGCGGCGGCCAACATCTTCTGGGTGCCGGGAGAGGCCCGCTGGAAGGCGCTGAAGGACAACGCCAGACAGCCGACCATCGGCAAACTTGTTGATGATGCGATGGTGGCCATTGAAAAAGAGAACCCAACGCTTAAAGGCGTTCTTCCCAAGGATTATGCGCGCCCTTCTCTGGACAAACACCGGTTGGGCGAGCTTATCGATATCATCAGCAAGATCGGTCTCGGGGATGATGAAGCCAGGTCAAAAGATATTCTGGGCCGCGTGTACGAGTATTTCCTTGGTCGCTTCGCCACAGCGGAAGGCAAAGGCGGCGGCGAGTTCTACACGCCTCAATGCGTGGTCAAACTGCTTGTCAGAATGATCGAGCCCTATAAGGGCCGCGTGTATGACCCGTGTTGCGGCTCGGGTGGCATGTTCGTTCAGAGCGAGCGTTTTGTGGAACAACGCGGCGGACGCCTGGGCGACATCGCCATTTATGGTCAGGAGTCCAATTCCACCACCTGGCGGCTGGCCATGATGAACATGGCCATCAGAGGGCTGGACGCCGACCTGGGCGGCCTGCATGCGGACAGTTTCCACAACGACCGGCACAAAGACCTCCGCGCCGATTTCATCCTCGCCAATCCGCCCTTTAACATGAGCGACTGGGGCGGCGAACGCCTGCGTGAGGACGTCCGCTGGAAATACGGCGTCCCGCCGGTGAAAAACGCCAACTATGCCTGGATTCAGCATTTCATCCATCATCTGGCTCCCGCCGGCGTCGCCGGTTTCGTCATGGCAAACGGATCCATGTCCACCAATGCCAAAAGCGAAGGAGAAATCCGAAAGAACATCATCGAGGCGGATTTGGTGGATTGCATGATCGCCTTGCCCGGCCAGCTCTTTTACACGACGCAGATTCCGGTGTGCCTCTGGTTTATGACCCGGAACAAGAAGAACGGGGTGGGGGCGACCGGCCGGTCGCCCCTACGCGAAAGGCGCGGCCACACCCTTTTTATTGATGCGCGCAAACTCGGCGCCCTCATTGATCGAACACACAAAAATTTTTCTGAGGAAGAAATCGACAAGATCGCCGCCACCTACCATGCCTGGCGGGGCGAGAAAGACGCCGGCGAATACAAGGACGCGCCCGGCTTTTGCAAGAGCGTCAGCGCCGACGAAATCAAAGAACACGGCTATGTCCTGACCCCGGGCCGTTATGTGGGGGCGGCTGCAATCGAGGACGACGGCGTTCCATTCGAAAAAAAGATGGCCGAACTCTCGACGACGCTGCGCGAGCAGTTCGCTCAATCTCACCGGCTCGAAGCCGCCATTAAGAGGAATTTGGAGGTTTTGGGTTATGGGGAGTGA
- a CDS encoding conserved hypothetical protein (Evidence 4 : Unknown function but conserved in other organisms), with translation MGSEWRVTTIGQFCPFAYGKSLPQKKRNAEGKFNVYGSNGLVGVHDTPLVDDAGIIVGRKGTVGAVHYSPTPFWPIDTSFYVKSNKNRDLNYTYYLLKSIDLEHMNADSAVPGLNRNAVHELKIEIPNIFEQKTIAHILGSLDDKIELNRRMNQTLEATARAIFKSWFVDFEPTRAKAEGRPTGLPDEVASLFPDSFEESEMEEIPKGWNPSTIASNFNLTMGQSPPGKTYNETGKGLPFFQGRRDFGFRYPSNRVYCTAPQRLADHGDTLVSVRAPVGDINMAMEQCCVGRGVSRIRHKSGSRSYTYYAMHTLSDRFARFEAEGTVFGAINKKQFEGLRWLSSSENLIAEFEKITFAFDEQVDRNTNENGILKTLRDTLLPKLISGELRVPDAKKFIKEAGI, from the coding sequence ATGGGGAGTGAATGGAGAGTAACAACCATTGGACAATTCTGCCCATTTGCTTATGGGAAAAGCCTTCCACAAAAAAAACGCAACGCAGAAGGAAAATTTAATGTTTATGGTTCTAACGGTCTGGTCGGAGTTCACGATACACCCTTAGTAGATGATGCTGGTATTATCGTTGGAAGAAAAGGCACCGTTGGAGCCGTTCATTATTCTCCAACTCCTTTTTGGCCAATTGATACATCATTTTATGTTAAATCAAATAAAAACAGAGACTTAAATTATACTTATTACTTACTAAAATCAATTGATTTGGAACACATGAATGCAGACAGCGCTGTTCCTGGTCTTAATCGAAATGCGGTGCATGAATTAAAAATTGAGATACCCAACATATTTGAACAAAAGACCATAGCCCACATCCTCGGCTCGCTCGACGACAAAATCGAATTAAACCGCCGGATGAACCAGACGCTGGAAGCCACTGCCCGAGCTATCTTCAAGTCCTGGTTTGTGGATTTCGAACCGACGCGCGCCAAAGCTGAAGGCCGCCCGACGGGCTTGCCGGATGAGGTCGCCTCGCTCTTTCCCGACAGTTTCGAGGAATCGGAAATGGAAGAGATTCCAAAGGGATGGAATCCCTCAACTATTGCCTCTAACTTTAACCTGACAATGGGCCAGTCTCCACCTGGGAAAACCTATAACGAAACAGGAAAAGGACTTCCCTTCTTTCAGGGACGTCGCGATTTTGGTTTTAGATATCCATCCAATAGGGTCTATTGCACGGCGCCACAGCGACTTGCCGATCATGGAGACACTTTAGTCAGCGTCCGCGCGCCAGTTGGAGATATCAACATGGCTATGGAACAATGCTGCGTTGGAAGAGGTGTCTCCAGAATTCGCCACAAGTCAGGTAGCCGTTCTTACACATACTATGCAATGCATACTCTGAGCGATAGATTCGCTCGGTTCGAGGCGGAAGGAACAGTATTTGGGGCCATCAATAAGAAACAGTTTGAGGGGTTGCGTTGGCTTTCTTCCAGTGAAAATTTGATTGCCGAATTCGAAAAAATCACATTCGCCTTCGATGAACAAGTTGATAGAAACACTAATGAAAACGGAATACTCAAAACCCTCCGGGACACCCTTCTCCCCAAACTCATTTCCGGCGAACTGCGGGTCCCGGATGCCAAGAAATTTATCAAAGAGGCCGGGATATGA